The following is a genomic window from Rutidosis leptorrhynchoides isolate AG116_Rl617_1_P2 chromosome 8, CSIRO_AGI_Rlap_v1, whole genome shotgun sequence.
GAGGATCTATATTGGAGTCAAAGATTAGGCAGTCCCTACACAAAAATTGGTCTTATAAGTCGCAACTAAAAAACAAAAgcttacatataacataataatatgGATAACTCAGTCTGCATGTTTCTTTCTCTTCTTTGACTTCTCCCCAGAATGTTTCGAGTCAGATTTACTGGGTTTTGAATTCTTGAATCGCACCTTTTCTTCCGATAGTGTACTTTTAAGTCCACTTCTATGAGTAGTGGTTCGGCCACTTGATGGTGCTGGTCTTGTACTCTTTGTAGGGGTTACAAAATTATAAGTGGAATTAGTCAATGAAGTTGCAGACGACTTTTCAAACAACTCTTTTAACTTCTTGGTATCATCTTTCGGAACTTCACTAGGCTCCAAATAATGAACAAATGAAACTCGCCTTGCAATCTTGCCAACTGTTGTCATAATAAGATAATATCATGTAAATGTTTGCGTGTAAGATAATATCTTCAGTATTTTAAACCTTAAATATAATTTTATGTTGATATATCTAATACAAAAATCCGACCAAAGTCTACATAAGGACATTGTATTGAAAAACCCCTAACAGTGTAACAAGTAAATTATAAATTATTACTGTATATTTGAAACTCAGAGAAACATAAACTAAAAAGTTGGTTTCCATACTGATGTTTTTTTAGTGCACTATAACATGTTTTCGAAAGCACGTATGAGTGGATAACATTTTAACATTGGTTATAAAAATAGTTTTTCAATTGAAGAAAACATCACTTAATAATAGACTTAAATATACAACATACCACCAGAATATTTCGTAAGAATTTTGTCAATTCTAATTCTACATCTAGGCACAAAAACGTTTCATGACGTTGTCACATTACTAAAATAGAAAAACACACATATATGTGTGAATGTGTGTGTGTAATCAGATATTACCATGTACTAAATCGCATTGTTAAGTAATAAAGAATGAAGGCATACCAATATTTGAACCTTCTACAGAGGATAGAAACACTGTGGCTGGTTCCTGTTGTGCAATACCGACAACATCATACGACTTTCCTACCAAGATGATAATACGAACAATGATTAACaactgtaataaaaaaaaaaaaaaaaactagtgtaCATTTCGCATAACCCAAGACAGTAAATGAACAAAATACTACAAGTTTGAAAAGTATTTACACAAAATTATTGATTGTTAGTTATCACCATTATACACACTCATGAATGAATGAATACAACATAAACACTTTACATATCATGTATTAGTTTTCAATGCATAAAAACAAGCCTATCAGTAtataagggtgcgtttgataaaaacaAGCATCAGTAAAACAGAATAATTAAACAATGAATGATTCATAATTTGAATGATTCAAAGGATCTGAATGACACTATGTTGTTTGATAATCTTTACAAAACAACAATATGAATGaggtaaaattaccttattaacgttTTAAATGAATAAAAAACTTCAATATACTTGTTTGACATGTGTTCATGATATGACTTAAAAAGAATATTACAAAAGCTTAGGTGCTTATTCGTCATGAGAGGGTTTCAACTCTAAAAAATTTAGCACCATTCAACATGATATGTCATTCAAAGGTCAGAAACAAAAAGCTAAATGCTTCCGCGCTTAACCATTCAATTAAAAGGTAAACAAAGACACCCTAAGAAACATAAAAGCTTCAAGTTATGCTCACCAGATGAACATTCGAGAGAGCCCAACTGTGTAGCATCATGCCGAAGATCCAACGACACTTGCTGCCCATTAAAATCAGGAACCTGCAATACCAACCAACAAAATGTTTGCTCAAATTGTGATTACAATGCACGTGTAAATTAAAGAATACTTTGAAAATTAAAGGTGTGACGTATTACTCTATCTTTAGGCAATTGAATAAGCCACAGTTCAGTAGAATCTGTATTATCTATCTCAATCAAAGGAGCTCTTGAATCCTCTTGAAATTCTGGCGCAGCCTTTATTCCAGACTGGTTAGCATCATCCATTATAATTCTGCTTCtatatgtaaaaattaatattaatagttaatagtaaaataaataacaaacaaACAATAGCGGGTATACGAAGTGAATAAAAACGGAACTTGCAGGAAAACAAATATAATTTGTGTCATCCACAGGCTATAGCTGGGAACAATAATCAGAGTTTCATAAAGTTACCTGAAATGAAGAATATGGATTAAATATAGATCTGCAAGCGAGTGAACTTGAATGTAACTTTGATATACTGTATAAATTTAGGTTTAAAGTTTAACCTAAAAAAGTGAAGAAATTAGGGAAGGGTTTTAGACCATTTTTAACCCGGACTATGACGTCACAGTCAGATTATCCACTTTTTGATCAAAAAGTGCAATCTGCTTCTGACGTGGCAGTGTCACACTCTGACACCCAAATAACCCTGACGCCTCTCCAGTGTCAAATAGGTCCCAccagttttattttttctttttcttttttattttattatgcatacaaattatattacatataattaaaaaacatataaaaattaaccatTGCATAAaaaattaaccattacataaaatttaaccattacataaattattgagtttgatgtgttaaaaatgataggttttgataggtttatatagaaaagaatataaataattcaaataaacaaaacaaaacaaaaatcatttgaatgaaagtgttaaaatgagagaaaaaaattgagtttgatgtttaaaaatgataggttttgaTGGTTATATATAAAAGaacataaataatttaaataaatatataaataaaaaaacaaaaacaaaaacaaaattgaATGAGAGTGttaaaattaaaagaaaatatTGAGTTTGATGGGTTAAAAATGATGGATTTTGATGTGTTTATATagaaaagaatataaataatttaaataaaaaaaacaaaaacaaaaacaaaattaaaatcATTAAAATAAGTGGACCAATCAGAAACCCTGACGCCATTTTTTTCGTGAAAAA
Proteins encoded in this region:
- the LOC139862858 gene encoding mediator-associated protein 2-like — protein: MDDANQSGIKAAPEFQEDSRAPLIEIDNTDSTELWLIQLPKDRVPDFNGQQVSLDLRHDATQLGSLECSSGKSYDVVGIAQQEPATVFLSSVEGSNIVGKIARRVSFVHYLEPSEVPKDDTKKLKELFEKSSATSLTNSTYNFVTPTKSTRPAPSSGRTTTHRSGLKSTLSEEKVRFKNSKPSKSDSKHSGEKSKKRKKHAD